Genomic segment of Streptomyces sp. NBC_01210:
CGCCAGGTTGTGTGCGCATGTACGTACATTAAATGAACCGCCGTGCGGCTCCACCGGGCGCGGCGCGGCCACGACCCGGAATCAGGTGAAAGATCGTGACGGACGCCGTGGGCTCCATCGACATGCCTGATGCCGATGACGAGGCGCCGGAGTCGAAGAAGCGGACCCGCAAGGGCGGCAAGCGCGGTAAGAAGGGCCCTCTGGGTCGTCTCGCGCTCTTCTACCGACAGATCGTCGCCGAGCTGCGCAAGGTCGTCTGGCCCACTCGTAGCCAGCTGACGACGTACACCACAGTGGTGATTGTCTTCGTAGTCGTCATGATTGGTCTGGTGACCGTGATTGACTATGGGTTCCAGGAAGCCGTCAAGTACGTCTTCGGCTGATCCCGCGGGGGGCGCCGGCAGCGGCGCCTCTTTCGCATGTTCCACCCCATCTGTATCCAGGAAGAAGCAGCCACCGTGTCTGACCCGAACCTGAACGACGCCGTCGAGCCCGTGGAGGGCGAAGAGACTGCGGCGACGGCCGAGGCGGCCGAGGCTGCGCCGGACACGGTCGACATCGACGCGCTCGACGACGACGCGCTCGACATCGTCGAAGGGGCGGACGAGGTCGACCTCGCCGAGGCTGCCGACGCCGCCGCGGGCGAGCCCGCCGAGAAGGCCGCGATGCACGTCGAGGACGAGGCCACCGCAGTGGCCGAGGTCGAAGAGGACGAGGCCGCCACAGCCGACGTCGACGAGGACGCCGAAGAGGCCGCCGGCGCCGAGGACGAAGAGCCCGCAGAGCCCGAGGCCCCTGCCGACCCGATCGCCGCTCTCCGCGACGAACTTCGCGGACTGCCCGGCGAGTGGTACGTCATCCACACGTACGCCGGGTACGAGAAGCGTGTGAAGGCGAATCTGGAGCAGCGTGCCGTCTCGCTGAACGTCGAGGACTTCATCTACCAGGCCGAAGTGCCCGAGGAAGAGATCGTCCAGATCAAGAACGGCGAGCGCAAGAACGTCCGCCAGAACAAGCTTCCCGGCTACGTCCTGGTCCGCATGGACCTGACCAACGAGTCCTGGGGCGTCGTCCGCAACACCCCCGGCGTCACCGGCTTCGTGGGCAACGCCTACGACCCGTACCCGCTGACCCTGGACGAGATCGTCAAGATGCTCGCCCCGGAGGCCGAGGAGAAGGCCGCCCGCGAGGCCGCAGAGGCCGAGGGCAAGCCGGCTCCGGCCCGCAAGGTCGAGGTCCAGGTGCTGGACTTCGAGGTCGGCGACTCGGTCACCGTCACCGACGGCCCGTTCGCGACGCTGCAGGCCACGATCAACGAGATCAACGCCGACTCGAAGAAGGTCAAGGGCCTCGTCGAGATCTTCGGCCGCGAGACCCCGGTCGAGCTCAGCTTCGACCAGATCCAGAAGAACTAGTTCGTTCTGGAACATACGCCTCCGAACAGGTCAGAACGGCTCTCGCAGCCGCTCTGACCTGCTCGGTTTTTGGCCGCGCAGCTGTACCCGTTATCGTTGTGCGGTATGCCTCCATCCGGATGACTGGATGGAGCGCTGAAAACTCTCACTAGGACCCGGAGAGAGCAATGCCTCCCAAGAAGAAGAAGGTCACGGGGCTTATCAAGCTCCAGATCCAGGCCGGCGCGGCCAACCCGGCTCCGCCGGTCGGCCCCGCGCTCGGTCAGCACGGCGTCAACATCATGGAGTTCTGCAAGGCCTACAACGCCGCGACCGAGTCGCAGCGTGGCATGGTCGTGCCGGTGGAGATCACGGTCTACGAGGACCGTTCCTTCACCTTCATCACCAAGACTCCGCCGGCCGCCAAGCTGATCCTCAAGGCCGCGGGTGTGGACAAGGGCTCCGGCGAGCCGCACAAGACCAAGGTTGCCAAGCTCACCGGCGCCCAGGTCCGCGAGATCGCCACGGTCAAGATGCCCGACCTGAACGCCAACGACCTGGACGCCGCGTCGAAGATCATCGCCGGCACCGCCCGTTCCATGGGCATCACGGTCGAGGGCTGACAGCTCAGCTCCCCGTACGACCTCTCAGTGGTAGGACCAAGCGCTGGTCCGCACCACGACTCCACCCCTGAACCTCAGGAGCAGAAGTGAAGCGCAGCAAGACTCTCCGCGCTGCGGACGCCAAGATCGACCGGGAGCGCAACTACGCCCCGCTCGAGGCCGTCCGTCTCGCCAAGGACACCGCCGCCACCAAGTTCGACGGCACCGTCGAGGTCGCCTTCCGCCTGGGCGTTGACCCGCGCAAGGCCGACCAGATGGTCCGTGGCACCGTCAACCTTCCGCACGGCACCGGCAAGACCGCCCGGGTCCTGGTCTTCGCGACCGGTGACCGTGCTGCGGCCGCGGAAGCCGCGGGCGCCGACATCGTCGGCTCCGACGAACTGATCGACGAGGTTGCGAAGGGCCGGCTGGACTTCGACGCCGTCGTCGCCACCCCGGACCTCATGGGCAAGGTCGGCCGCCTCGGCCGCGTGCTCGGTCCGCGTGGTCTGATGCCGAACCCGAAGACCGGCACCGTCACCCCCGATGTCACCAAGGCTGTGAACGACATCAAGGGCGGCAAGATCGAGTTCCGCGTCGACAAGCACTCGAACCTGCACTTCATCATCGGCAAGGTCTCCTTCGACGAGACGAAGCTGGTCGAGAACTACGCCGCGGCGCTGGATGAGATCCTCCGTCTCAAGCCGTCCGCCGCGAAGGGCCGCTACATCAAGAAGGCGACCCTGACCACGACGATGGGCCCCGGCATCCCGCTGGACTCCAACCGCACCCGCAACCTCCTCGTCGAGGAGGACCCGGCTTCCGTCTGAATCTGACGGCAGCCGCGGGTCTCGCGTACTGAAGCCGGTCCCCGTACCTCTCACCGAGGTGCGGGGACCGGCTTTATTCGTACGCGCTGTCGTAGGGCTGCGTTACGGTTCTGTGAGTTCGCTGAGACACAAGGGGTGGGGTTTATGAGCACGTCTGCATTCAGGCGCGCGGGTGTTGCGCTGACGGCGGTCGCCGTGATTGCCGGAGCCGCAGGCTGCCAGGGCGGCGGCAGCGGCAGCGGAGGCGGGACGAAGGCCGGGAGCGGGGGTGTGGCCACGGTCAGCCCGATAGCCGCGCTGCGCACCGTTGAGCAGAAGACCAACGGAGCCCACTCCGCAAAGGTCGACGGCACGATGGTGATGGGCTCTGCCATGACCGTGACGATGAACGGGGCCCTCGACTGGGCGGACGGCATCACCGGCGCCATGGAGATGAAATACACCGGCGGCACCATGGCGGACGCCATGAAGAAGGCCGGTGGCAACGGGGCCATGAAGGCCCGCTATCTGAGCGATGCGTACTACGCGAACCTGGGCGACGGCCTCGCCACGCAGACGGGCGGCAAGCACTGGATCCGGTACGGCTACGCCGATCTGTCCAAGCTGATGGGCGCCTCCGGCGACGTCATGAAGGACCAGATGCAGAACGCCACTCCGGACAAGGGAGTGAAGGCCCTGCTCGCCTCGGGCGATGTGAAGAAGGTGGGCGAGGAGAAGGTACGGGGCGTCTCCGCCACGCATTACTCCGGCACGGTCGACGTCGCGAAGCTGACGGAGAAGAACGCCGCGCTCAGCGCCGACCAGCTGAAGGCCTTCAAGGAGCAGCTCGGCAAGGCCGGCGTCACCACCGAGAAGGTCGACATCTGGGTCGACAAGAACGACCTGCTGGTGAAGAAGTCCGAAAGCGGTCAGCTGAAGACCGGCGCGTTCAACTCGACGGTCTTCTACTCCGACTACGGCACCGCGGCGTCGGTCGAGGCGCCGCCGGCCGCTGACACGGTTGACTTCACCAAGCTCATGAACCGGCAGGCGGGGGCCTCGTAAGCGGCGATTTGCCTGACGCGGAACCATTCGCGTACTCTTCCACAGAAGCCAAAGACCGCTGGTCGTTGCTGTGTCCTCGCAAGAGGGTGCGGTGGCCGAAGGATCCGCTGACTGCGGACGTCCTGCGCAGGTGACTGTGGACAGCTCCCGGACTCGCTCCGGTAGAGCTACGCCCCGTGCGCCTGCGCCGGGGCGTTTCGTTTTGTTCAGCCCCTTCTGAGCGGTCCTCATCACCCGGAAGGAGGCCGACGCTCTATGGCAAGGCCCGACAAGGCTGCCGCGGTAGCCGAGCTCGCGGACCAGTTCCGCAGCTCGAACGCCGCCGTGCTGACCGAGTACCGGGGTCTCACCGTGGCCCAGCTCAAGCAGCTGCGCCGTTCGCTCGGTGAGAACGCCCAGTACGCCGTGGTGAAGAACACGCTGACCAAGATTGCGGCCAACGAGGCCGGGATCAACACGCTCGACGACCTGTTCAACGGTCCGACAGCGGTTGCCTTCGTCACCGGTGACCCGGTGGAGTCGGCGAAGGGTCTTCGTGACTTCGCCAAGGACAACCCCAACCTCATCATCAAGGGCGGTGTCCTTGACGGTAAGGCGCTGTCCGCCGATGAGATCAAGAAGCTTGCGGACCTCGAGTCCCGCGAGGTTCTGCTCGCCAAGCTGGCGGGCGCCATGAAGGGCAAGCAGTCCCAGGCTGCCGCGCTCTTCCAGGCGCTTCCCTCGAAGTTCGTCCGCACCGCGGAGGCGCTTCGTGCCAAGAAGGCCGAGCAGGGCGGTGCCGAGTAATTCGGCTCGCGCATTGACCGTCGCCGCGTAACGCGGCCGGTCGCAGCGGGCCGTACGCCCGCCGACATATACATCCGGCACCAGCCGAATTAGTGGAAGGACCGCCATCATGGCGAAGCTCACCCAGGACGACCTGCTTGCGCAGTTCGAGGAGATGACCCTCATCGAGCTCTCCGAGTTCGTGAAGGCCTTCGAGGAGAAGTTCGACGTCACCGCCGCCGCCCCGGTCGCCGTTGCCGCTGGTGGCGCCGCTGCCGCCCCGGCCGAGGCCGAGGCCGAGCAGGACGAGTTCGACGTCATCCTCACCGGCGCCGGCGAGAAGAAGATCCAGGTCATCAAGGTCGTGCGCGAGCTGACCTCCCTGGGTCTCAAGGAGGCCAAGGACCTCGTCGACGGCACCCCGAAGCCGGTCCTCGAGAAGGTCGCCAAGGAGGCCGCTGAGAAGGCTGCCGAGTCCCTCAAGGCCGCTGGCGCGTCCGTCGAGGTCAAGTGACCTTCTGAGTCTCTGCCGCGCGCCGGAAGGCGTGTAGCGGCAACAGCCGGTTCCGCTTAGGGGCCGCTGGGGACACAGCGAAGGGCGATCACCCATCCGGGTGGTCGCCCTTCGGCGTTCCCGCGAGGCCTGCCTTGCTCTTCCGTTTTCGGGGGGTATCGTGATCTTCGCCGTGCGCCCCTGACGCTGGTCAGTGACGATCCCAGCAGCCAGTTTGAGTGGGGGGGCCTTGACGAACCGCACGGAGCGCGCAATTCTCAGGACGCGTCGTCACAACGATCCGGATCCGAGGCATGGATCGACGACCGAACGGGCAGTATCGATGTGCGCCACATGGCGCGAGGGCTTGCCGCGGAGTTGAGAACAACGAGGGTCTCGAAAACCCGCACTGGACATCAGTGTGCCAAGTGGCTACACTGACCCTTTGCGCTGCCTGTTAGCTGCCTCCTGCCCGTCACCAGGGGCATCCCCACGCACGAGCACCGTTGATTGATCATCCCTCACCTGGGATTTCTATCTCCGTGCCCAGCATGGGACCGGTACGCGCGTAGTGAGTCCGAGCCCTCGGAAGGACCCCCTCTTGGCCGCCTCGCGCAACGCCTCGACCGCGAATACGAACAACGGCGCCAGCACCGCCCCGCTGCGCATCTCCTTTGCAAAGATCAAGGAGCCCCTCGAGGTTCCGAACCTCCTCGCGCTGCAGACCGAGAGCTTTGACTGGCTGCTCGGAAACGCCGCTTGGAAGGCTCGTGTCGAGGCGGCTCTGGACAGCGGACAGGACGTCCCCACCAAGTCCGGTCTGGAAGAGATCTTCGAGGAGATCTCTCCGATCGAGGACTTCTCCGGGTCGATGTCGCTTACTTTCCGCGACCACCGCTTCGAGCCTCCGAAGAACTCCATCGACGAGTGCAAGGAGCGCGACTTCACGTACGCTGCCCCGCTCTTCGTCACCGCCGAGTTCACCAACAACGAGACCGGCGAGATCAAGTCCCAGACGGTCTTCATGGGCGACTTCCCGCTCATGACCAACAAGGGCACCTTCGTCATCAACGGCACCGAGCGTGTCGTGGTGTCCCAGCTGGTCCGCTCGCCGGGTGTCTACTTCGACTCCAACATCGACAAGACGTCCGACAAGGACATCTTCACGGCCAAGATCATCCCGTCCCGGGGTGCCTGGCTCGAGATGGAGATCGACAAGCGCGACATGGTCGGTGTCCGCATCGACCGCAAGCGCAAGCAGTCCGTCACCGTCCTGCTCAAGGCTCTCGGTTGGACCACCGAGCAGATCCTTGAGGAGTTCGGCGAGTACGAGTCGATGCGCGCCACCTTGGAGAAGGACCACACCCAGGGCCAGGACGACGCGCTGCTCGACATCTACCGCAAACTGCGTCCGGGCGAGCCCCCGACGCGCGAGGCCGCTCAGACGCTGCTCGAGAACCTCTACTTCAACCCGAAGCGCTACGACCTCGCCAAGGTCGGCCGCTACAAGGTGAACAAGAAGCTCGGCGCGGATGAGCCGCTGGACGCCGGCGTGCTCACCACCGACGATGTCATCGCGACCATCAAGTACCTGGTCAAGCTGCACGCCGGTGAGACCGAGACGGTCGGCGAGAGCGGTACCGAGATCGTCGTCGAGACCGACGACATCGACCACTTCGGCAACCGCCGTCTGCGTAACGTCGGCGAGCTCATCCAGAACCAGGTCCGTACGGGTCTGGCTCGTATGGAGCGCGTCGTGCGTGAGCGCATGACGACCCAGGACGTCGAGGCGATCACGCCGCAGACCCTGATCAACATCCGGCCGGTCGTCGCCTCCATCAAGGAGTTCTTCGGCACCAGCCAGCTGTCGCAGTTCATGGACCAGAACAACCCGCTGTCGGGTCTCACCCACAAGCGCCGTCTGTCGGCGCTCGGCCCGGGTGGTCTCTCCCGTGAGCGGGCCGGCTTCGAGGTCCGTGACGTGCACCCGTCCCACTACGGCCGCATGTGCCCGATCGAGACCCCTGAAGGCCCGAACATCGGTCTGATCGGCTCGCTCGCCTCCTACGGCCGCGTCAACGCGTTCGGCTTCGTCGAGACGCCGTACCGCCGGGTCGTCGACGACCAGGTGACCGACGACGTCGACTACCTGACCGCCGACGAGGAGGACCGGTTCGTCATCGCGCAGGCCAACGCCGCGCTCACCGATGACCTGCGGTTCGCCGAGAACCGCGTGCTGGTCCGCCGCCGTGGCGGCGAGGTCGACTACGTGCCCGGCACGGACGTGGACTACATGGATGTCTCGCCGCGCCAGATGGTGTCGGTCGCGACCGCCATGATCCCGTTCCTCGAGCACGACGACGCCAACCGTGCCCTCATGGGCGCGAACATGATGCGCCAGGCCGTGCCGCTGATCACGTCCGAGGCGCCGCTGGTCGGCACCGGCATGGAGTACCGCTGTGCGGTCGACGCCGGCGACGTCATCAAGGCGGAGAAGGAAGGTGTTGTCCAGGAGGTCTCCGCGGACTACATCACCGTCGCCAACGACGACGGCACGTACACCACGTACCGCATCGCGAAGTTCTCCCGCTCCAACCAGGGCACCTCGGTCAACCAGAAGGTTGTCGTGGACGAGGGCGCCCGGGTCGTCGAGGGCCAGGTCCTCGCCGACGGTCCTGCCACCGAGCAGGGCGAGATGGCGCTGGGCAAGAACCTGCTGGTCGCCTTCATGCCGTGGGAGGGTCACAACTACGAGGACGCGATCATCCTGTCGCAGCGCCTCGTGCAGGACGACGTCCTCTCCTCGATCCACATCGAGGAGCACGAGGTCGACGCCCGTGACACCAAGCTCGGCCCGGAGGAGATCACCCGGGACATCCCGAACGTCTCCGAGGAGGTCCTCGCCGACCTCGACGAGCGCGGCATCATCCGTATCGGTGCCGAGGTTGTCGCCGGCGACATCCTGGTCGGCAAGGTCACGCCCAAGGGCGAGACCGAGCTGACTCCGGAGGAGCGTCTGCTCCGCGCGATCTTCGGTGAGAAGGCGCGTGAGGTCCGTGACACCTCGCTGAAGGTGCCGCACGGCGAGATCGGCAAGGTCATCGGCGTCCGCGTCTTCGACCGCGAGGAGGGCGACGAGCTGCCGCCGGGCGTGAACCAGCTGGTTCGCGTCTACGTCGCGCAGAAGCGCAAGATCACCGATGGTGACAAGCTCGCCGGCCGTCACGGCAACAAGGGCGTCATCTCGAAGATCCTGCCGATCGAGGACATGCCGTTCCTGGAGGACGGCACCCCGGTCGACATCATCCTCAACCCGCTGGGTGTCCCGTCCCGAATGAACCCGGGACAGGTTCTCGAGATCCACCTCGGCTGGCTCGCCAGCCAGGGCTGGAAGGTCGAGGGCAACGAGGAGTGGATGGAGCGGCTGAAGGCGATCGGCGCGGACGAGGTCCAGCCCGGTACGAACGTCGCGACGCCGGTCTTCGACGGTGCGCGCGAGGACGAGATCGCCGGTCTCTTCGAGGCCACGATCCCGAACCGCGACGGCAACCGGATGGTTCAGCCGTCCGGCAAGGCCAACCTGTTCGACGGCCGCTCCGGCGAGCCGTTCCCGGACCCGGTTTCGGTCGGCTACATGTACATCCTCAAGCTCCACCACCTGGTCGACGACAAGCTGCACGCTCGTTCGACCGGTCCGTACTCGATGATCACCCAGCAGCCGCTGGGTGGTAAGGCCCAGTTCGGTGGCCAGCGATTCGGTGAGATGGAGGTGTGGGCGCTGGAGGCTTACGGCGCCGCGTACGCCCTCCAGGAGTTGCTGACCATCAAGTCCGACGACGTTACCGGCCGCGTGAAGGTCTACGAGGCCATCGTCAAGGGCGAGAACATCCCCGAGCCCGGCATTCCCGAGTCCTTCAAGGTGCTCATCAAGGAAATGCAGTCGCTCTGCCTCAACGTGGAGGTGCTGTCCTCGGACGGTATGTCCATCGAGATGCGCGACACGGACGAGGACGTCTTCCGCGCTGCGGAAGAGCTCGGTATCGACCTGTCCCGGCGCGAGCCGAGCAGCGTCGAAGAGGTCTGACGGGTCTGGTCGGGACCTCCTCGTGAGGTCCCGACCCTGCCCCGGACCCGTACAGACCATGATTTAGCGCCCGATATCTCGCTTCACAGCGAGGGGCACGAACCCCTGAGAGGGATTGACGCATAGTGCTCGACGTCAACTTCTTCGACGAGCTGCGGATCGGCCTTGCGACCGCGGACGACATCCGACAGTGGTCCCACGGCGAGGTCAAGAAGCCGGAGACCATCAACTACCGCACGCTCAAGCCCGAGAAGGACGGACTCTTCTGCGAGAAGATCTTCGGTCCGACCCGGGACTGGGAGTGCTACTGCGGTAAGTACAAGCGTGTCCGCTTCAAGGGCATCATCTGTGAGCGCTGTGGCGTCGAGGTCACCCGCGCCAAGGTGCGCCGTGAGCGGATGGGTCACATTGAGCTGGCCGCGCCTGTCACCCACATCTGGTACTTCAAGGGCGTCCCGTCGCGCCTCGGCTACCTGCTCGACCTCGCGCCGAAGGACCTCGAGAAGGTCATCTACTTCGCCGCGTACATGATCACGTTCGTGGACGAGGAGCGCCGGACGCGCGACCTGCCCTCGCTGGAGGCCCATGTCTCCGTCGAGCGCCAGCAGGTCGAGAACCGCCGTGACGCCGACCTCGAGGCCCGCGCCAAGAAGCTCGAGACCGACCTGGCCGAGCTCGAGGCCGAGGGCGCCAAGGCCGATGTGCGCCGCAAGGTGCGCGAGGGCGCCGAGCGTGAGATGAAGCAGCTGCGTGACCGTGCGCAGCGTGAGATCGACCGTCTCGACGAGGTGTGGAGCCGCTTCAAGAACCTCAAGGTCCAGGACCTCGAGGGCGACGAGCTGCTCTACCGCGAGCTGCGTGACCGATTCGGCACGTACTTCGACGGCTCGATGGGTGCCGCGGCGCTGCAGAAGCGCCTGGAGTCCTTCGACCTCGAGGAGGAGGCCGAGCGTCTCCGCGAGATCATCCGTACCGGCAAGGGCCAGAAGAAGACCCGTGCGCTCAAGCGCCTCAAGGTCGTCTCCGCGTTCCTGCAGACCAGCAACAGCCCCAAGGGCATGGTGCTGGACTGCGTGCCGGTCATCCCGCCGGACCTGCGTCCGATGGTGCAGCTGGACGGTGGCCGCTTCGCGACCTCCGACCTGAACGACCTGTACCGCCGTGTGATCAACCGCAACAACCGCCTCAAGCGTCTCCTTGACCTCGGTGCTCCCGAGATCATCGTGAACAACGAGAAGCGGATGCTGCAGGAGGCCGTCGACGCGCTGTTCGACAACGGCCGCCGCGGTCGCCCGGTGACCGGTCCCGGTAACCGCCCGCTGAAGTCCCTCAGCGACATGCTGAAGGGCAAGCAGGGTCGTTTCCGTCAGAACCTGCTCGGCAAGCGAGTCGACTACTCGGCCCGTTCCGTCATCGTCGTCGGCCCGCAGCTCAAGCTGCACCAGTGCGGTCTGCCGAAGGCCATGGCGCTGGAGCTCTTCAAGCCGTTCGTGATGAAGCGTCTGGTCGACCTCAACCACGCGCAGAACATCAAGTCGGCGAAGCGCATGGTCGAGCGCGGCCGCACGGTCGTGTACGACGTGCTCGAAGAGGTCATCGCCGAGCACCCGGTTCTGCTGAACCGTGCGCCCACGCTGCACCGCCTCGGCATCCAGGCCTTCGAGCCGCAGCTGGTCGAGGGCAAGGCCATCCAGATCCACCCGCTCGTCTGCACCGCGTTCAACGCGGACTTCGACGGTGACCAGATGGCCGTGCACCTGCCGCTCTCCGCGGAGGCGCAGGCCGAGGCGCGCATCCTGATGCTCTCCTCGAACAACATCCTGAAGCCGGCCGACGGCCGTCCGGTCACCATGCCGACCCAGGACATGGTGCTGGGTCTGTTCTTCCTCACGACCGACGAGGAAGAGCGCAAGGTCATCGGCGAGGGCCGGTCCTTCGGCTCCACGGCCGAGGCGATCATGGCGTTCGACGCCCGCGAGCTCTCGCTCCAGGCGAAGGTCGACATCCGCTTCCCGGTGGGCACCATCCCGCCGCGCGGCTGGACCCCGCCGGCGCAGGAAGAGGGCGCTGCGGACATCAGCGGCTCCGGCGCGGGCGAGTGGCAGCAGGGTGACAGTTTCCGGCTGCGTACGAGCCTGGGCCGCGCGCTCTTCAACGAGCTGCTGCCCGAGGACTACCCGTTCGTCGACTACTCGGTGGGCAAGAAGCAGCTCTCCGAGATCGTCAACGACCTCGCCGAGCGCTACCCCAAGGTCATCGTGGCGGCGACGCTCGACAACCTGAAGGCGGCCGGCTTCTACTGGGCGACCCGTTCCGGTGTCACCGTGGCCATCTCCGACGTCGTGGTCCCCGAGGCCAAGAAGGCGATCGTCGCGGGCTACGAGGCGCAGGACGAGAAGGTCCAGAAGCAGTACGAGCGCGGTCTGATCACCAAGGACGAGCGCACGCAGGAGCTCATCGCGATCTGGACCAAGGCGACCAACGAGGTCGCCGAGGCGATGAACGCGAACTTCCCGAAGACGAACCCCATCTTCATGATGGTTGACTCGGGTGCCCGAGGAAACATGATGCAGATGCGTCAGATCGCCGGTATGCGTGGTCTGGTGTCGAACGCCAAGAACGAGACCATCCCGCGGCCCATCAAGGCGTCGTTCCGTGAGGGTCTCACCGTGCTGGAGTACTTCATCTCCACCCACGGTGCCCGTAAGGGTCTGGCGGACACCGCCCTGCGTACCGCGGACTCGGGTTACCTGACCCGTCGTCTGGTGGACGTCTCGCAGGACGTCATCATCCGCGAAGAGGACTGTGGCACCGACCGCGGCCTCAAGCTGCGGATCGCCGAGCGCGGCGCCGACGGTGTGCTGCGCAAGGCGGAGGACGTCGAGACGTCCGTGTACGCCCGCATGCTCGCCGAGGACGTCGTCGTCGACGGCAAGGTCATCGCGCCGGCCAATGTCGACCTGGGCGATGTGCTCATCGACGCGGTCGTCGCCGCGGGCGTCGAGGAGGTCAAGACCCGCTCGGTCCTGACCTGTGAGTCCGCGGTCGGCACCTGTGCGTACTGCTACGGCCGTTCGCTCGCCACCGGCAAGCTGGTGGACATCGGTGAGGCGGTCGGCATCATCGCCGCCCAGTCCATCGGTGAGCCCGGTACCCAGCTGACGATGCGTACCTTCCACACCGGTGGTGTGGCCGGTGACGACATCACCCAGGGTCTGCCCCGTGTCGTCGAGCTCTTCGAGGCTCGTACGCCCAAGGGTGTCGCCCCGATCTCGGAGGCGGCAGGCCGCGTCCGTATCGAGGAGACCGAGAAGACCAAGAAGCTCGTTGTCACCCCCGACGACGGCAGCGACGAGACGGCGTTCCCGATCTCGAAGCGCGCCCGTCTGCTGGTGGGCGAGGGCGACCATGTCGAGGTGGGCCAGAAGCTCACCGTGGGTGCCACCAACCCGCACGACGTGCTGCGGATCCTCGGTCAGCGCGCGGTCCAGGTCCACCTGGTCGGCGAGGTCCAGAAGGTCTACAACTCGCAGGGTGTGTCGATCCACGACAAGCACATCGAGATCATCATCCGGCAGATGCTGCGCCGTGTGACGATCATCGAGTCCGGCGACGCGGAGCTGCTGCCGGGCGAGCTCGTCGAGCGCTCGAAGTTCGAGACCGAGAACCGTCGTGTGGTCACGGAAGGCGGCCACCCGGCCTCCGGCCGTCCGCAGCTGATGGGTATCACCAAGGCCTCGCTCGCCACCGAGTCGTGGCTGTCGGCGGCGTCCTTCCAGGAGACGACCAGGGTTCTGACCGACGCGGCGATCAACGCCAAGTCGGACTCCCTGATCGGCCTCAAGGAGAACGTCATCATCGGTAAGCTCATCCCGGCCGGTACGGGTCTGTCCCGCTACCGCAACATCCGGGTGGAGCCCACCGAGGAGGCCAAGGCCGCGATGTACTCGGCCGTCGGCTACGACGACATCGACTACTCGCCGTTCGGCTCCGGCTCCGGCCAGGCCGTTCCGCTGGAGGACTACGACTACGGTCCGTACAACCAGTAAGGCAGTAGCAACGCCACAGGGCGGTCATCCCTCGCGGATGACCGCCCTGTGGCGTATGTTGCAGGGTGGTGTGTCCTGCGCGTGTGCATTTGTTTTGACCGGAGCCGATGCGGTAGGTACGCTCTGACCTTGTGCCTGGGGTGTGCCTGGGCTCGTGTGCGTGTCCTCAACCGCACGGCGAGTCCGAAAATGGCCACCGCAATCTGCGTTCTCTTCCTTCTCGGGGGAGCCTGCAGCATTCGACACACCCGACCGCGTGGGTCGGCGACGTTCCAGGTTAGCTTCACTAACGGCACACAGAAACCGGAGAAGTAGTGCCTACGATCCAGCAGCTGGTCCGGAAGGGCCGGCAGGACAAGGTCGAGAAGAACAAGACGCCCGCGCTCGAGGGTTCCCCTCAGCGTCGTGGTGTCTGCACGCGTGTGTTCACGACCACCCCGAAGAAGCCGAACT
This window contains:
- a CDS encoding DNA-directed RNA polymerase subunit beta', translating into MLDVNFFDELRIGLATADDIRQWSHGEVKKPETINYRTLKPEKDGLFCEKIFGPTRDWECYCGKYKRVRFKGIICERCGVEVTRAKVRRERMGHIELAAPVTHIWYFKGVPSRLGYLLDLAPKDLEKVIYFAAYMITFVDEERRTRDLPSLEAHVSVERQQVENRRDADLEARAKKLETDLAELEAEGAKADVRRKVREGAEREMKQLRDRAQREIDRLDEVWSRFKNLKVQDLEGDELLYRELRDRFGTYFDGSMGAAALQKRLESFDLEEEAERLREIIRTGKGQKKTRALKRLKVVSAFLQTSNSPKGMVLDCVPVIPPDLRPMVQLDGGRFATSDLNDLYRRVINRNNRLKRLLDLGAPEIIVNNEKRMLQEAVDALFDNGRRGRPVTGPGNRPLKSLSDMLKGKQGRFRQNLLGKRVDYSARSVIVVGPQLKLHQCGLPKAMALELFKPFVMKRLVDLNHAQNIKSAKRMVERGRTVVYDVLEEVIAEHPVLLNRAPTLHRLGIQAFEPQLVEGKAIQIHPLVCTAFNADFDGDQMAVHLPLSAEAQAEARILMLSSNNILKPADGRPVTMPTQDMVLGLFFLTTDEEERKVIGEGRSFGSTAEAIMAFDARELSLQAKVDIRFPVGTIPPRGWTPPAQEEGAADISGSGAGEWQQGDSFRLRTSLGRALFNELLPEDYPFVDYSVGKKQLSEIVNDLAERYPKVIVAATLDNLKAAGFYWATRSGVTVAISDVVVPEAKKAIVAGYEAQDEKVQKQYERGLITKDERTQELIAIWTKATNEVAEAMNANFPKTNPIFMMVDSGARGNMMQMRQIAGMRGLVSNAKNETIPRPIKASFREGLTVLEYFISTHGARKGLADTALRTADSGYLTRRLVDVSQDVIIREEDCGTDRGLKLRIAERGADGVLRKAEDVETSVYARMLAEDVVVDGKVIAPANVDLGDVLIDAVVAAGVEEVKTRSVLTCESAVGTCAYCYGRSLATGKLVDIGEAVGIIAAQSIGEPGTQLTMRTFHTGGVAGDDITQGLPRVVELFEARTPKGVAPISEAAGRVRIEETEKTKKLVVTPDDGSDETAFPISKRARLLVGEGDHVEVGQKLTVGATNPHDVLRILGQRAVQVHLVGEVQKVYNSQGVSIHDKHIEIIIRQMLRRVTIIESGDAELLPGELVERSKFETENRRVVTEGGHPASGRPQLMGITKASLATESWLSAASFQETTRVLTDAAINAKSDSLIGLKENVIIGKLIPAGTGLSRYRNIRVEPTEEAKAAMYSAVGYDDIDYSPFGSGSGQAVPLEDYDYGPYNQ